One Streptomyces mobaraensis NBRC 13819 = DSM 40847 DNA segment encodes these proteins:
- a CDS encoding metallopeptidase family protein — MLEMTREEFEELVAEGLDRIPPELTRLMDNVAVFVEDEPPADDPELLGLYEGTPLTERGEWYAGVLPDRITVYRGPTLRMCATREEVVAEVEVTVVHEVAHHFGIDDERLHALGYG, encoded by the coding sequence GTGCTGGAGATGACGCGCGAGGAGTTCGAGGAGCTGGTCGCCGAGGGGCTGGACCGGATCCCGCCGGAGCTGACACGGCTGATGGACAACGTCGCCGTGTTCGTCGAGGACGAGCCCCCGGCGGACGACCCGGAGCTGCTCGGGCTCTACGAGGGGACGCCCCTGACGGAGCGCGGCGAGTGGTACGCGGGCGTGCTGCCGGACCGGATCACCGTCTACCGCGGTCCCACGCTGCGGATGTGCGCGACGCGGGAGGAGGTCGTCGCGGAGGTGGAGGTCACCGTGGTGCACGAGGTGGCGCACCACTTCGGCATCGACGACGAGCGGCTGCACGCGCTCGGGTACGGCTGA
- the hrpA gene encoding ATP-dependent RNA helicase HrpA gives MSTQPALTPAGLAARLSELSLRDAQRLGRRLDGARRIRKPEAREAVLAEIEAEIGQAEERVARRAARVPAVTYPEQLPVSQKKDAILEAIRDHQVVIVAGETGSGKTTQIPKICLELGRGVRGLIGHTQPRRIAARTVAERVAEELRTPLGEAVGWKVRFTDQVGPDTMVKLMTDGILLAEIQTDRELRQYDTIIIDEAHERSLNIDFILGYLAQLLPRRPDLKVVITSATIDPERFSRHFGDAPIIEVSGRTYPVEVRYRPLLEEDSEDADRDQITAICDAVDELQREGDGDILVFLSGEREIRDTADALEKKKLRFTEILPLYARLSHAEQHRVFQRHTGRRIVLATNVAETSLTVPGIKYVIDPGFARISRYSHRTKVQRLPIEPISQASANQRKGRCGRTSDGVCIRLYSEDDFLSRPEFTDAEILRTNLASVILQMTAAGLGDIEKFPFIDPPDRRNIKDGVDLLQELGALDPQQKDAKKRLTPLGRKLSQLPVDPRLARMVLEADRNGCVREVMVIAAALSIQDPRERPSEKQQQADQQHARFKDETSDFLAFLNLWRYVREQQKALSSSAFRRMCKSEFLNYLRIREWQDIYTQLRTVAKSMGVHLNDEDAAPERVHQSLLAGLLSHLGLKDTEKNEYLGARSAKFAIFPGSALFKKPPRWIMSAELVETSRLWARVNARIEPEWIEPLAQHLVKRTYSEPHWEQKQAAVMAYERVTLYGVPIVAQRKVNYGRIDPETSRELFIRNALVEGDWKTHHQFFHDNRKLLGEVEELEHRARRRDILVDDETLFDFYDQRLPEHVVSGAHFDSWWKHKRREEPGLLDFEHSMLINENAEAVTKDDYPDSWRQGRLKFRVTYQFEPGADADGVTVHIPLQVLNQVSPEGFDWQIPGLREDLVTELIRSLPKPLRRNCVPAPNYAKRFLDSTVPVQEPLTTALARELHRMTAVRIEPDDFDPSRVPDHLKITFRIVDERKRKIAEDKDLEALRTRLKPKTQAAITRAFEKAATASGSAAGPEQRSGLTQWTIGALPRTFETRRAGQPVKAYPALVDEGASVAVRLFDTEEEQRQAMWRGTRRLILLNLPSNPAKFAQDKLSNQQKLALSRNPHGSIQALFEDCVAGAADKLIAGHGGPAWDEEGFRKLFDAVRADIVDVTLDTIRKVQEVLAAWQACERRLKATTSPVLLTSLTDIKQQLAELIKPGFVTAHGVRRLPDLLRYLVAVDRRLTQLPTNAERDRARLAKVKEMQDEHAWLLEQFPKGRPVPQEALDIRWMIEELRVSYFAHALGTAFPVSDKRIVKAIDALAP, from the coding sequence ATGTCTACGCAGCCTGCCCTCACCCCTGCCGGCCTCGCCGCGCGCCTGTCCGAGCTGTCCCTGCGCGACGCGCAGCGGCTGGGCCGCAGGCTGGACGGCGCCCGCCGGATCCGCAAGCCCGAGGCCCGGGAGGCGGTCCTCGCCGAGATCGAGGCCGAGATCGGCCAGGCCGAGGAGCGCGTGGCGCGCCGCGCGGCCCGGGTGCCGGCCGTCACGTACCCCGAGCAGCTCCCGGTCAGCCAGAAGAAGGACGCGATCCTGGAGGCGATACGCGACCACCAGGTCGTCATCGTCGCGGGTGAGACCGGTTCCGGCAAGACCACGCAGATCCCCAAGATCTGCCTGGAGCTGGGCCGGGGCGTCCGGGGTCTGATCGGGCACACCCAGCCCCGCCGGATCGCCGCCCGCACGGTGGCGGAGCGGGTCGCGGAGGAGCTGCGGACGCCGCTGGGCGAGGCCGTCGGCTGGAAGGTCCGGTTCACCGACCAGGTCGGCCCGGACACCATGGTCAAGCTGATGACCGACGGCATCCTGCTGGCGGAGATCCAGACCGACCGCGAGCTGCGCCAGTACGACACGATCATCATCGACGAGGCCCACGAGCGCAGCCTCAACATCGACTTCATCCTGGGCTACCTCGCCCAGCTGCTCCCCCGCCGCCCCGACCTCAAGGTCGTGATCACCTCGGCGACGATCGACCCGGAGCGTTTCTCCCGGCACTTCGGCGACGCCCCGATCATCGAGGTCAGCGGCCGGACGTATCCGGTCGAGGTGCGCTACCGCCCGCTGCTGGAGGAGGACTCCGAGGACGCGGACCGCGACCAGATCACGGCGATCTGCGACGCGGTGGACGAGCTCCAGCGGGAGGGCGACGGCGACATCCTGGTCTTCCTCTCCGGCGAGCGGGAGATCCGGGACACGGCGGACGCGCTGGAGAAGAAGAAGCTGAGGTTCACGGAGATCCTGCCGCTCTACGCGCGCCTCTCCCACGCCGAGCAGCACCGCGTCTTCCAGCGCCACACCGGCCGCCGCATCGTCCTCGCGACGAACGTCGCCGAGACGTCGCTCACCGTGCCCGGTATCAAGTACGTGATCGACCCCGGCTTCGCCCGGATCTCCCGCTACAGCCACCGCACCAAGGTGCAGCGGCTGCCGATCGAACCGATCTCGCAGGCCAGCGCCAACCAGCGCAAGGGCCGCTGCGGCCGGACGAGCGACGGTGTCTGCATCCGGCTGTACTCGGAGGACGACTTCCTCTCCCGGCCGGAGTTCACGGACGCCGAGATCCTCCGCACCAACCTCGCCTCCGTCATCCTCCAGATGACCGCCGCCGGGCTCGGGGACATCGAGAAGTTCCCGTTCATCGACCCGCCGGACCGGCGCAACATCAAGGACGGCGTCGACCTGCTCCAGGAGCTGGGCGCGCTCGACCCGCAGCAGAAGGATGCGAAGAAGCGCCTGACGCCCCTCGGCCGCAAGCTGTCGCAGCTCCCCGTGGACCCCCGCCTCGCCCGCATGGTGCTGGAGGCGGACCGCAACGGCTGTGTCCGCGAGGTGATGGTGATCGCCGCCGCGCTGTCCATCCAGGACCCGCGCGAGCGGCCGTCGGAGAAGCAGCAGCAGGCGGACCAGCAGCACGCCCGGTTCAAGGACGAGACGAGCGACTTCCTCGCCTTCCTCAACCTCTGGCGCTATGTGCGCGAGCAGCAGAAGGCGCTGTCGTCCTCGGCGTTCCGCCGCATGTGCAAGTCGGAGTTCCTGAACTACCTGCGGATACGCGAGTGGCAGGACATCTACACGCAGCTGCGCACGGTCGCGAAGTCGATGGGCGTGCACCTGAACGACGAGGACGCGGCACCGGAGCGCGTCCACCAGTCGCTGCTCGCCGGCCTGCTCTCCCACCTCGGTCTGAAGGACACCGAGAAGAACGAGTACCTGGGCGCCCGCAGCGCCAAGTTCGCGATCTTCCCCGGTTCCGCCCTCTTCAAGAAGCCGCCGCGCTGGATCATGTCGGCGGAGCTGGTGGAGACGTCCCGGCTGTGGGCCCGGGTGAACGCCCGGATCGAGCCGGAGTGGATCGAGCCGCTCGCCCAGCACCTGGTGAAGCGCACCTACAGCGAGCCGCACTGGGAGCAGAAGCAGGCGGCCGTCATGGCGTACGAGCGGGTGACGCTCTACGGCGTGCCGATCGTGGCGCAGCGCAAGGTCAACTACGGCCGGATCGACCCGGAGACCAGCCGCGAGCTGTTCATCCGCAACGCGCTCGTCGAGGGCGACTGGAAGACCCACCACCAGTTCTTCCACGACAACCGCAAGCTCCTCGGCGAGGTCGAGGAGCTGGAGCACCGCGCCCGCCGCAGGGACATCCTGGTGGACGACGAGACGCTGTTCGACTTCTACGACCAGCGACTGCCCGAACACGTCGTGTCCGGCGCGCACTTCGACTCGTGGTGGAAGCACAAGCGGCGCGAGGAGCCGGGGCTGCTCGACTTCGAGCACTCCATGCTGATCAACGAGAACGCCGAGGCGGTCACCAAGGACGACTATCCGGACTCCTGGCGGCAGGGCCGGCTGAAGTTCCGGGTGACGTACCAGTTCGAGCCGGGGGCGGACGCGGACGGTGTGACGGTCCACATCCCGCTCCAGGTGCTCAACCAGGTCTCCCCGGAGGGCTTCGACTGGCAGATCCCGGGCCTGCGCGAGGACTTGGTGACGGAGCTGATCCGCTCGCTGCCGAAGCCGCTGCGCCGCAACTGCGTACCGGCGCCGAACTACGCGAAGCGCTTCCTCGACAGCACCGTCCCCGTGCAGGAGCCGCTGACCACCGCGCTCGCCCGCGAGCTGCACCGGATGACCGCCGTCCGGATCGAGCCGGACGACTTCGACCCGAGCCGCGTCCCCGACCACCTGAAGATCACCTTCCGGATCGTCGACGAGCGCAAGCGGAAGATCGCCGAGGACAAGGACCTGGAGGCGCTGCGCACCCGGCTGAAGCCGAAGACGCAGGCGGCCATCACCAGGGCCTTCGAGAAGGCCGCGACGGCCTCCGGGAGCGCCGCCGGGCCCGAGCAGCGGTCCGGGCTCACCCAGTGGACGATCGGGGCCCTGCCGCGCACCTTCGAGACCCGGCGCGCGGGACAGCCCGTCAAGGCGTACCCGGCCCTGGTCGACGAGGGCGCCTCGGTCGCCGTCCGCCTCTTCGACACCGAGGAGGAGCAGCGGCAGGCCATGTGGCGCGGCACCCGCCGCCTCATCCTGCTCAACCTGCCCTCCAATCCCGCCAAGTTCGCCCAGGACAAGCTGAGCAACCAGCAGAAGCTCGCCCTGTCCCGGAACCCGCACGGCTCCATCCAGGCCCTCTTCGAGGACTGCGTGGCCGGTGCGGCGGACAAGCTGATCGCCGGGCACGGCGGGCCCGCCTGGGACGAGGAGGGCTTCCGGAAGCTCTTCGACGCGGTCCGCGCGGACATCGTCGATGTGACGCTGGACACCATCCGCAAGGTCCAGGAGGTGCTGGCCGCCTGGCAGGCGTGCGAGCGCCGGCTGAAGGCCACCACCAGCCCCGTGCTGCTCACCTCCCTCACGGACATCAAGCAGCAGCTCGCGGAGCTGATCAAGCCCGGCTTCGTGACCGCCCACGGCGTCCGCCGGCTGCCCGACCTGCTGCGCTACCTGGTGGCCGTGGACCGGCGGCTGACCCAGCTCCCCACCAACGCGGAGCGGGACCGGGCGCGGCTGGCCAAGGTCAAGGAGATGCAGGACGAGCACGCGTGGCTGCTGGAGCAGTTCCCGAAGGGGCGCCCGGTGCCCCAGGAGGCCCTGGACATCCGCTGGATGATCGAGGAGCTGCGGGTGAGCTACTTCGCGCACGCGCTCGGCACGGCGTTCCCGGTCTCGGACAAGCGCATCGTGAAGGCCATCGACGCCCTCGCGCCCTGA
- a CDS encoding DUF6274 family protein, with product MTTTSPTATPRHETGALLRAHLSASVRYRHLTRHCAVCHRLLRLALETAPGGPAGVQGGPGSTAEGPAA from the coding sequence ATGACCACGACCAGCCCGACCGCCACGCCCCGGCACGAGACGGGGGCGCTGCTGCGAGCCCACCTCTCGGCGTCCGTCCGCTACCGCCATCTGACCCGTCACTGCGCAGTCTGCCACCGGCTGCTGCGGCTGGCCCTGGAGACCGCGCCCGGCGGCCCCGCGGGCGTCCAGGGCGGCCCGGGGAGCACCGCGGAGGGCCCGGCGGCATGA